In one window of Zygosaccharomyces rouxii strain CBS732 chromosome E complete sequence DNA:
- the MDH1 gene encoding malate dehydrogenase MDH1 (highly similar to gnl|GLV|CAGL0L05236g Candida glabrata CAGL0L05236g and similar to YKL085W uniprot|P17505 Saccharomyces cerevisiae YKL085W MDH1 Mitochondrial malate dehydrogenase catalyzes interconversion of malate and oxaloacetate involved in the tricarboxylic acid (TCA) cycle), giving the protein MFTRVARRAFTTTRVNPYKVTVLGAGGGIGQPLSLLLKLNHKVTDLRLYDLKGAPGVAADLSHIPTNSKVSGFAPDNNGLSQALSNTDVVLIPAGVPRKPGMTRDDLFSINASIVRDLASAAGEAAPNAKILVISNPVNSTVPIVAESLKKKGVYSPNRLFGVTTLDSIRASRFISEVQGTNPTQEHVNVVGGHSGITILPLISQTKYSNMDKATKDALIHRIQFGGDEVVKAKDGAGSATLSMAQAGAVFANAVLSGLAGERDVVANSFVDSPLYKSEGIDFFSSPITLGPEGVTKIHPIGEISSEEAELLAKAKETLKKNIEKGVQFVNN; this is encoded by the coding sequence ATGTTTACCAGAGTCGCTAGACGTGCTTTCACTACTACCAGAGTCAATCCATACAAGGTCACTGTTCTAGGTGccggtggtggtattggtCAACCACTATCCCTTctattgaaattaaaccaCAAGGTTACCGATTTGAGACTTTACGATTTGAAGGGTGCACCAGGTGTCGCAGCAGATCTATCTCACATTCCAACTAACTCTAAGGTTAGTGGTTTCGCACCTGATAACAACGGGTTGTCTCAGGCTCTTTCTAACACCGATGTTGTCTTGATTCCAGCAGGTGTTCCACGTAAACCTGGTATGACCAGAGATGATCTTTTCTCTATCAATGCTTCCATTGTGAGAGATTTGGCTTCTGCTGCAGGTGAAGCTGCTCCAAATGCCAAGATTTTGGTCATTTCTAACCCAGTTAACTCTACCGTTCCTATTGTTGctgaatctttgaagaagaagggtGTGTACAGTCCAAACAGATTGTTTGGTGTCACTACCTTGGATTCTATCAGAGCCTCTAGATTTATCTCTGAAGTCCAAGGTACCAACCCAACTCAGGAACACGTTAACGTTGTCGGTGGTCACTCTGGTATCACTATTCTTCCATTGATCTCTCAAACTAAATACAGCAACATGGACAAGGCCACTAAGGACGCTTTGATCCACAGAATTCAATTCGGTGGTGACGAAGTCGTCAAGGCTAAGGACGGTGCTGGTTCCGCTACTTTGTCTATGGCCCAAGCTGGTGCTGTTTTCGCCAACGCTGTTCTTTCCGGTCTAGCTGGTGAACGTGATGTGGTTGCCAACTCTTTTGTTGACTCCCCATTGTACAAGAGTGAAGGTATTGATTTCTTCTCCTCCCCAATTACTTTGGGTCCAGAAGGTGTTACTAAGATTCACccaattggtgaaatctCCAGTGAAGAAGCTGAATTGTTGGCAAAGGCTAAGGAAACTCTAAAGAAGAACATTGAAAAGGGTGTTCAATTCGTCAACAACTAA
- the CYT2 gene encoding cytochrome c1 heme lyase CYT2 (similar to uniprot|Q00873 Saccharomyces cerevisiae YKL087C CYT2 Cytochrome c1 heme lyase involved in maturation of cytochrome c1 which is a subunit of the mitochondrial ubiquinol-cytochrome-c reductase links heme covalently to apocytochrome c1) → MSSSPIDESNDSKCPVDHNSREVWLKHAAMKQQQQEQEQQQESKCPVDHESREVWLSQAKQDVECSSEQLAATPEYHTNVALPENRQISSIPRTGSEANWIYPSQKQFYEAMLRKNWDPHAQDMQTVVPLHNSVNERVWNYIKFWEKDQGGESCGGIQLTSFKGDSKKLTPRAWLRSQFLGFSKPFDRHDWSINRCGKSIDYVIDFYSDDDQEKGPQIYLDVRPKLNSVEGIRLRMLKSLGF, encoded by the coding sequence ATGTCAAGTTCCCCCATAGACGAATCTAACGACTCTAAATGTCCCGTAGACCACAATTCAAGAGAAGTTTGGTTAAAGCATGCTGCTATgaaacaacaacaacaagaacaagagcaacaacaagagtCTAAATGTCCAGTTGACCATGAATCAAGAGAGGTTTGGTTGAGTCAGGCGAAACAGGATGTGGAATGCTCATCAGAACAATTGGCAGCTACTCCAGAATATCATACAAACGTTGCATTGCCAGAAAATCGtcaaatttcatcaattccCAGAACAGGATCAGAAGCCAACTGGATCTATCCCTCTCAGAAGCAGTTTTACGAAGCCATGTTAAGGAAAAACTGGGATCCTCATGCTCAAGACATGCAAACTGTGGTGCCACTGCATAATTCGGTCAATGAAAGAGTTTGGAATTATATCAAATTCTGGGAAAAGGACCAAGGTGGTGAATCATGTGGGGGAATTCAGTTGACTAGTTTTAAAGGTGATTCTAAGAAACTGACACCAAGAGCATGGCTTAGAAGTCAATTCCTGGGATTCTCTAAACCATTTGATAGACACGATTGGTCTATCAATCGCTGTGGTAAAAGCATCGACTACGTTATTGACTTCTACAGCGATGATGATCAAGAGAAGGGCCCGCAGATCTACTTGGATGTACGTCCCAAACTAAACAGTGTGGAGGGGATTAGATTAAGAATGCTTAAATCGTTGGGATTTTAA
- the HOT13 gene encoding Hot13p (similar to uniprot|P36078 Saccharomyces cerevisiae YKL084W HOT13 Mitochondrial intermembrane space protein first component of a pathway mediating assembly of small TIM (Translocase of the Inner Membrane) complexes which escort hydrophobic inner membrane proteins en route to the TIM22 complex) translates to MSIRGLLVDDQSRCEHWHLPLDVIALRFRCCDEYYACYSCHQQCTNHEVEKYSLENSQSSPLIMCGICKLQMSFEQYRQLECPRCHSPFNPGCKLHYHLYFDP, encoded by the coding sequence ATGTCCATTAGGGGCCTTTTAGTCGATGATCAATCCCGTTGTGAGCATTGGCATTTGCCACTGGACGTAATTGCTTTAAGGTTTAGGTGTTGTGACGAGTACTATGCATGTTATTCTTGTCATCAACAATGTACTAACCACGAGGTAGAAAAGTACTCCTTAGAGAATTCTCAATCATCACCACTAATAATGTGTGGTATTTGTAAGTTACAGATGTCCTTTGAACAATATCGTCAATTGGAATGTCCCCGTTGTCATTCGCCTTTTAATCCCGGCTGCAAACTACACTACCATTTGTATTTTGATCCATAA
- the TIM10 gene encoding protein transporter TIM10 (similar to uniprot|P87108 Saccharomyces cerevisiae YHR005C-A MRS11 Essential protein of the mitochondrial intermembrane space forms a complex with Tim9p (TIM10 complex) that mediates insertion of hydrophobic proteins at the inner membrane has homology to Mrs5p which is also involved in this process): MSFLGFGGGGQSQVSSQQKVQAAEAELDLVTDMFNKLVDNCHKKCISSSYSEGDLNKNESNCLDRCVAKYFETNIKVGENMQQIGQNFQAAGRL; encoded by the coding sequence ATGTCATTTCTAGGTTTCGGTGGCGGTGGCCAATCTCAAGTTTCTTCTCAACAAAAAGTCCAAGCTGCTGAGGCGGAGTTGGACCTTGTTACGGATATGTTTAACAAGTTAGTGGACAACTGTCATAAGAAATGTATCAGTTCCTCATACAGTGAAGGtgatttgaacaaaaacGAATCCAACTGTCTCGACAGGTGTGTTGctaaatattttgaaactaACATCAAGGTTGGTGAAAATATGCAACAAATTGGTCAAAATTTCCAAGCTGCTGGTCGTCTTTGA
- the UBX4 gene encoding Ubx4p (similar to uniprot|P54730 Saccharomyces cerevisiae YMR067C UBX4 UBX (ubiquitin regulatory X) domain-containing protein that interacts with Cdc48p) — translation MSTVTVSYNFSQFRVKVTPSMVLNDVLSQSLQHFRLLQEGGSGKWGLTHNDKPVELDLPWRLMNLPTGVKLELKPLSDDGGDKIIKVRVQAPGYSAKVESVSINANLRTFLQQLSESANWPIQDPGAKLQFFTKTIPISELNDQTLKSLGIMESLSIRLIFPSSTTTDASASMPIPAGTTPAREQEDTHRKVESRKIHQLHQVSAYIPSEKTIASQLNIQEENDDPELTVAHARRYQQMVLRQTGGLGGPMVPRRIKEQQEAAAARRKLVEECLVRVRFPDRTHIEVAFKNDDTMSTIYQIISSSLLNEQLQFKLYQSHPHVELPPSDQKLVEDLEFGSKTLLLFESNGKGPFLKGSILKDAKDLADAEDVKLDRSDKVETNDQAEKQDLEPAQPEPKKSTPGKYPKWLKLSKK, via the coding sequence ATGTCCACTGTTACAGTTAGCTACAATTTCAGTCAATTTCGAGTCAAAGTGACTCCTAGTATGGTGCTTAACGATGTACTGTCTCAAAGTCTTCAACACTTTAGATTATTACAAGAAGGTGGTAGTGGAAAATGGGGGCTTACCCACAACGACAAGCCTGTGGAATTGGATCTACCCTGGAGATTAATGAATCTACCTACTGGCGTCAAGTTAGAACTAAAACCCTTGAGTGATGATGGTGGCGATAAAATTATAAAAGTTAGGGTACAAGCGCCAGGTTATAGTGCTAAAGTGGAATCTGTTAGTATCAATGCAAACTTGAGAACATTTTTACAGCAACTGTCAGAAAGTGCTAATTGGCCCATTCAAGATCCTGGTGCTAAATTGCAGTTCTTCACCAAGACGATACCTATAAGCGAACTGAATGATCAAACATTGAAATCCTTGGGGATCATGGAATCTCTGTCAATACGATTAATATTTCCATCTTCAACAACGACAGACGCTAGTGCAAGTATGCCAATACCAGCTGGAACAACTCCCGCAAGAGAACAAGAGGATACACACAGGAAAGTGGAATCGAGGAAAATCCACCAATTACATCAGGTTTCCGCATATATCCCCTCTGAAAAGACTATCGCATCTCAATTAAACATTCAAGAAGAGAATGATGATCCTGAATTGACAGTTGCACATGCAAGAAGGTACCAACAGATGGTTCTAAGACAGACTGGTGGGCTTGGTGGACCTATGGTTCCCAGAAGGATTAAGGAACAACAAGAGGCAGCAGCTGCTAGAAGGAAGTTGGTCGAAGAGTGTCTTGTTAGAGTTAGATTTCCAGATCGTACGCACATCGAAGTTGCTTTTAAAAATGACGATACCATGTCTACCATTTACCAGATCATTTCAAGCAGTCTTTTGAACGAACAACTGCAATTTAAACTCTATCAATCACATCCACATGTTGAGTTACCACCAAGcgatcaaaaattggtagaagatttagaattcGGATCTAAAACTTTACTACTTTTCGAATCAAACGGCAAAGGCCCTTTCTTAAAGGGTAGCATTTTAAAGGATGCAAAGGATTTAGCAGATGCTGAGGACGTGAAGTTAGATAGATCTGATAAAGTCGAAACCAATGACCAGGCTGAGAAACAGGATTTAGAACCGGCCCAACCCGAACCCAAGAAGTCAACACCGGGCAAGTACCCAAAGTGGTTAAAATTGAGTAAAAAATAG
- the CAB3 gene encoding phosphopantothenoylcysteine decarboxylase complex subunit CAB3 (similar to gnl|GLV|CAGL0L05302g Candida glabrata CAGL0L05302g and some similarites with YKL088W uniprot|P36076 Saccharomyces cerevisiae YKL088W Protein required for cell viability), with protein sequence MVSMDEQGVSRPETKPVSILNSKPSVIRKDNSVKIGNGNANEEKKLDSQLEQVKLTDNHEDMRPRPGASKNSSFENGSFIAGTSANGSVDSSPQKQSGGGGGGTSAVSFTVSEDQKISQHRYSINSKPAKPTDPSSGGQDTALAAKQDHDSPAAEKSSIVHMPGDFIYFDSQASENKAPTPREHPQQHQQQHPKKELIVPNSGPQVPFTEFFQKQDDKKFHILLGATGSVATIKVPQIIDKLFKLYTREKVSIQLIVTKPAEHFLRGLKISTDVKIWREEDEWSGFKKMGDPVLHHELKRWADIFLVAPLSANTLAKIAYGICDNLLTCVLRDWTPSIPVMVAPAMNTFMYINPMTKRHLSILKEDAPYVEVLKPVEKVLICGDIGMGGMREWNDIVEILRRKISEIYRARDEKDVAMQAEEEEEEEEDEDEDDDEDEDEDEQGKKNLEDDEDEDEDEDEDDDDDDDDDDEDDEDDDDEVAQ encoded by the coding sequence ATGGTATCTATGGATGAACAAGGGGTCAGTAGACCTGAAACCAAACCAGTGTCCATTCTTAACAGTAAGCCATCGGTAATACGAAAGGACAACAGTGtcaaaattggtaatggtaatgcAAATgaggagaagaaattagatTCACAGCTGGAACAGGTGAAGCTAACAGACAATCATGAAGACATGCGACCTAGACCAGGtgcttcaaagaattcttcttttgagaaTGGTAGTTTTATAGCTGGAACGAGTGCTAATGGATCGGTGGATTCCTCGCCGCAGAAACAAAGTGGTGGTGGCGGTGGTGGTACTTCCGCAGTGTCATTTACGGTTTCTGAAGACCAAAAGATTTCGCAACATAGGTATTCGATAAATTCTAAACCAGCCAAGCCGACAGATCCAAGTTCAGGTGGCCAGGACACTGCTCTGGCGGCAAAGCAGGACCATGACTCACCTGCAGCCGAAAAAAGTTCTATAGTACACATGCCAGGAGACTTTATCTATTTTGATTCTCAAGCCAGTGAGAATAAAGCTCCAACACCACGAGAGCATCCACAACAACACCAGCAACAACATCctaaaaaagaattaatCGTACCTAATTCTGGCCCTCAAGTACCATTTactgaatttttccaaaagcAAGATGATAAAAAGTTTCACATATTGTTAGGGGCCACAGGATCAGTAGCAACTATCAAGGTTCCCCAaatcattgataaattatTTAAACTTTACACGAGAGAGAAAGTATCCATTCAGCTAATTGTCACAAAACCAGCAGAACACTTTTTGAGAGGtctgaagatttcaacGGATGTTAAAATATGGagagaagaagacgaaTGGTCAGGGTTTAAAAAAATGGGTGATCCGGTATTACATCATGAGTTAAAAAGATGGGCAGACATTTTCCTAGTCGCACCTCTATCCGCAAACACTTTAGCTAAGATAGCGTACGGTATCTGTGACAATTTATTAACCTGTGTTCTGAGAGATTGGACTCCATCTATTCCGGTAATGGTTGCACCTGCTATGAACACATTCATGTATATCAATCCGATGACGAAGAGACATCTAAGCATATTGAAGGAAGATGCACCTTACGTGGAGGTATTGAAACCTGTAGAAAAAGTGTTAATTTGCGGTGATATCGGTATGGGCGGTATGAGAGAATGGAACGATATAGTAGAAATTTTACGCCGCAAGATCTCTGAGATATATAGAGCTCGAGATGAGAAGGACGTGGCCATGCAGGctgaggaagaagaagaagaagaggaagatgaggatgaggatgatgatgaagatgaagatgaggatgaacAAGGCAAAAAGAATCTTGaggacgatgaagatgaggatgaagatgaagatgaagacgatgacgatgacgatgacgatgacgatgaagatgatgaagacgacGATGACGAGGTCGCCCAGTAG
- a CDS encoding uncharacterized protein (no similarity), translated as MSSYGRSKKDHFWRKCYRKLAEVSDDSRRQSVRHHSIRRWKNVQDPRHVEKPIAFDYWAALTPKSRSKPFMPTSISKPRPKRTVSGAATAPASGCSYSKDSLSPQTYSTAETSIPNNDFEPRPTLDPRSNGSFRSNIKSNRFNKVGEMEPGFCLGFMSDSATGASATSASVYSGGEKSDDSQTSLDSGIFDSRSFESLINSFDWYATNVFKRLETSVLSFLNSKEPNEDKSSAMCSTVSPLRSELPDSVLTPCTGAATQWDYAIDEAIYGQHAKCFI; from the coding sequence ATGTCCTCATATGGTAGATCCAAAAAAGACCATTTTTGGCGAAAATGTTACAGGAAACTGGCAGAAGTGAGCGATGACAGCCGTCGGCAGAGTGTCAGACATCACTCTATTAGACGCTGGAAAAATGTACAGGACCCACGACATGTCGAAAAACCTATCGCCTTTGATTATTGGGCCGCATTGACTCCGAAGTCGAGGTCTAAGCCCTTTATGCCTACATCCATTAGTAAGCCGAGACCCAAACGTACTGTATCGGGAGCCGCCACTGCACCAGCCTCTGGTTGCAGTTACAGTAAAGATTCGTTATCTCCACAGACTTATAGTACAGCGGAAACGTCCATACCTAATAATGATTTTGAACCACGACCTACACTAGATCCTCGTAGTAACGGTAGTTTCCGAAGTAATATCAAATCAAACAGATTCAACAAGGTAGGTGAAATGGAACCTGGTTTTTGCCTGGGATTCATGTCTGACAGTGCGACTGGAGCAAGTGCTACAAGTGCTTCAGTTTACAGTGGAGGCGAGAAAAGCGATGATTCCCAAACAAGTTTGGACAGTGGTATTTTTGATTCACGAAGCTTTGAGAGTCTAATAAATTCATTCGATTGGTACGCTACAAATGTCTTTAAAAGGTTAGAGACATCGGTATTGTCTTTTTTAAACTCTAAAGAACCAAACGAGGATAAAAGTAGTGCTATGTGCTCTACTGTCTCACCGCTCCGTAGCGAACTGCCAGATTCAGTATTAACACCCTGCACCGGTGCAGCCACCCAGTGGGATTACGCAATTGATGAAGCCATCTATGGTCAACATGCCAAATGCTTTATATGA
- the SRX1 gene encoding sulfiredoxin (similar to uniprot|P36077 Saccharomyces cerevisiae YKL086W SRX1 Sulfiredoxin contributes to oxidative stress resistance by reducing cysteine-sulfinic acid groups in the peroxiredoxins Tsa1p and Ahp1p that are formed upon exposure to oxidants conserved in higher eukaryotes) produces MSLQTSNLNRIVEIPLSQIRRPIAPVLDFGKIDAMVSTMEGKPMASATCSLEQAEDFKGQLPPVDVLCIRENGQTYYFAFGGCHRFQAYDRKAASEQSDVLVRAKLVPATRHQLKLYVGSSVDEMFR; encoded by the coding sequence ATGTCTCTACAAACAAGTAATTTGAATCGTATTGTGGAAATTCCACTATCACAAATTAGAAGACCCATCGCACCAGTATTAGATTTTGGCAAGATTGATGCCATGGTCTCTACCATGGAAGGTAAACCCATGGCAAGTGCCACTTGCAGTTTGGAACAGGCTGAGGATTTTAAGGGCCAATTACCTCCGGTTGACGTATTATGCATTAGAGAGAATGGTCAAACGTACTATTTCGCATTTGGTGGATGCCACAGGTTCCAGGCCTATGACAGAAAGGCAGCCAGCGAGCAAAGCGATGTACTCGTTAGGGCTAAGCTGGTCCCTGCAACGAGACACCAACTAAAATTGTACGTGGGATCAAGTGTAGACGAAATGTTCAGGTAA
- the GPA1 gene encoding guanine nucleotide-binding protein subunit alpha (highly similar to uniprot|P08539 Saccharomyces cerevisiae YHR005C GPA1 GTP-binding alpha subunit of the heterotrimeric G protein that couples to pheromone receptors negatively regulates the mating pathway by sequestering G(beta)gamma and by triggering an adaptive response activates the pathway via Scp160p), protein MGCTASTHVFENYGEDDPFLQSQKANDAIEQSLQLGKQNDKNETKLLLLGAGESGKSTVLKQLKLLHKGGFTHQERLQYSQVIWADAIQSMKILVIQARKMEIPLDCDDPINKRPLFECKRILLKAKALDHIDAGMAGGSDFLNDYVLKYSERHETKRKVQSTGQARAFDEDENSWLHENKDRAMSGQTIIDDEDGVAQDGKLDLQQILQDLDEDSSNDNMFLKERLQQQWQEQQLRQQQHISNQDIAHAIDQLWKNDRGIKQCFARSNEFQLEGSAPYYFDSIMKFADPQYVCTDEDILRGRVKTTGITESDFTIGSSKFKVLDAGGQRSERKKWIHCFEGITAVLFVLAMSEYDQMLFEDERVNRMHESIMLFDALLNSKWFRDTPFILFLNKMDIFEEKVKRMPIRKFFPDYQGRVGNSEAGVKYFENLFLSLNRSNNKPIYVKRTCATDTQNMKFVLTAVTDLITQQNLKRSGII, encoded by the coding sequence ATGGGATGCACAGCAAGCACACATGTTTTTGAGAACtatggtgaagatgatccATTTTTGCAGAGTCAGAAGGCCAATGATGCCATAGAACAAAGTCTTCAATTGGGCAAACAGAACGATAAGAATGAAACAAAGCTACTGCTATTGGGTGCAGGCGAATCAGGTAAATCAACTGTGCTGAAACAGTTGAAGCTTTTGCACAAAGGTGGTTTTACACATCAAGAAAGATTGCAGTATTCACAGGTAATTTGGGCAGATGCGATACAATCTATGAAGATTTTAGTCATTCAGGCAAGGAAAATGGAGATACCCCTAGACTGTGACGATCCGATTAACAAAAGGCCGTTGTTTGAGTGTAAAAGAATTTTATTGAAGGCTAAGGCACTTGATCATATCGATGCCGGTATGGCCGGTGGCTCCGATTTTCTCAATGACTACGTGCTTAAATACTCTGAGAGGCATGAGACTAAACGTAAAGTACAGAGTACAGGTCAGGCCAGagcatttgatgaagatgaaaattcaTGGCTGCATGAAAATAAGGATAGAGCCATGAGTGGCCAAACTATCATcgatgatgaggatggCGTGGCTCAAGATGGTAAACTGGATTTACAACAGATATTGCAGGATCTTGATGAGGACTCCAGTAATGACAACATGTTTCTCAAAGAACGCttacaacaacaatggCAAGAACAACAGTTACGACAACAACAGCACATCTCCAATCAAGATATTGCACATGCCATCGATCAACTGTGGAAGAATGACCGTGGTATCAAACAGTGTTTTGCGCGCTCCAATGAATTTCAGTTGGAAGGGTCCGCGCCTTACTATTTTGACAGCATTATGAAATTTGCAGATCCTCAATACGTTTGTACAGACGAAGATATACTAAGAGGCCGTGTGAAGACAACAGGTATTACCGAAAGTGACTTTACCATCGGATCTTCTAAATTCAAAGTGCTGGATGCCGGTGGTCAGAGGTctgaaaggaaaaaatggatCCACTGTTTCGAAGGCATAACTGCGGTACTCTTCGTACTTGCCATGAGTGAGTACGATCAAATGTTATTCGAAGACGAACGTGTGAATCGTATGCACGAATCGATCATGCTGTTCGATGCTTTGTTAAATTCTAAATGGTTTCGAGATACGCCATTCATACTTTTTCTCAACAAGATGGACATCTTTGAAGAGAAAGTCAAGAGAATGCCTATTCGTAAATTTTTCCCTGATTACCAGGGACGTGTTGGTAATTCTGAAGCGGGTGTCAAATACTTCGAAAACCTATTCTTGAGTCTTAACAGATCTAATAATAAACCAATTTATGTCAAGAGAACCTGTGCAACTGACACCCAAAATATGAAATTTGTTCTTACAGCGGTAACGGATCTAATTACGCAACAAAATTTAAAGAGGAGCGGTATCATATGA
- the AVO2 gene encoding Avo2p (similar to uniprot|Q04749 Saccharomyces cerevisiae YMR068W AVO2 Component of a complex containing the Tor2p kinase and other proteins which may have a role in regulation of cell growth), whose amino-acid sequence MLVDPSVRLRDAIIEGNLLVVKRLLKRFPELLTNIDPTNGWSSLHYASYYGRYLVCVYLIQCGHDKQEVHTTFKGNTCAHLSLMNGHEQTTHLLLQYFPQLIDWRGHEGKTPVHIACQHDYFQCFNLLMGVGANLTIKDDYGDTPLHVCLEYGSINCMKMLILQGGIVDDHVKNKKGWKPSDVASTYETTKLYTKVLKEAQMPGNVTKPNFGSYRTPTQSSRAVFDDGPSPILALNSPYSLYSQNGAGGSGGSAIGSGFPHLPRISTSRRPSLATSSKSPVGNIASRFASKESSLSNSSSSLQGRDTLNSSMDKQTRSSAEISPSKRDNRRSSGSGGRTSSGSHTLTNSHGNTADLVNKYLMTENHENRIAGHGEEVSESTPTSPKGIRGRVSLLNIPIAKLRSHDSD is encoded by the coding sequence ATGCTGGTAGATCCATCAGTTAGACTAAGAGATGCAATTATTGAAGGTAATCTGCTTGTAGTTAAAAGGCTGCTAAAGAGGTTCCCAGAGTTATTGACCAATATAGATCCAACAAACGGTTGGAGTTCACTACACTATGCATCATATTATGGTAGATACCTGGTATGTGTATATTTGATTCAATGTGGGCATGATAAGCAAGAAGTGCATACAACTTTTAAGGGCAATACGTGTGCACATCTTTCATTGATGAATGGTCATGAACAAACGACACATCTTTTATTACAATACTTCCCGCAACTTATCGATTGGAGAGGTCATGAAGGCAAGACACCAGTTCACATTGCATGTCAACACGATTATTTTCAATGTTTTAATCTTTTAATGGGCGTTGGTGCCAATTTAACCATTAAGGATGATTATGGAGATACCCCACTGCACGTTTGCCTTGAGTATGGATCAATTAATTGTATGAAGATGCTTATATTACAAGGAGGTATTGTGGATGATCATgtaaaaaataagaaagGTTGGAAGCCAAGTGACGTTGCATCCACATATGAAACGACTAAACTGTATACCAAAGTGTTAAAGGAAGCACAAATGCCTGGAAACGTTACTAAACCTAACTTTGGTTCTTACAGAACACCTACACAAAGTTCAAGGGCTGTTTTCGATGATGGACCTTCACCTATTCTGGCATTAAATTCGCCATATTCACTATATTCACAAAATGGGGCTGGCGGCAGTGGAGGGTCTGCCATTGGTAGTGGATTCCCACATCTACCTAGGATTTCTACTAGTCGTAGACCTTCATTAGCAACAAGTTCTAAATCACCAGTGGGTAATATAGCGTCAAGGTTTGCATCAAAGGAATCATCGTTAAGCAATTCCTCCAGTTCATTACAGGGAAGAGACACATTAAACAGTTCTATGGATAAACAGACAAGATCATCAGCagaaatttcaccttcCAAAAGAGACAATCGACGTAGCAGTGGTAGTGGCGGTAGAACGAGCAGTGGTAGTCATACTCTAACCAATAGTCATGGCAATACAGCTGATTTGGTGAACAAGTATTTAATGACAGAAAACCATGAAAATCGAATAGCAGGCCATGGTGAAGAGGTATCAGAAAGCACGCCTACATCACCAAAAGGCATTAGAGGCCGAGTATCTTTACTAAACATACCAATAGCTAAGCTAAGAAGTCATGACAGTGATTAG